In Planctomycetaceae bacterium, the following proteins share a genomic window:
- a CDS encoding Nramp family divalent metal transporter translates to MTDNASSISDKIVDRRQPSDIVEPPTRFSTIVRQIGPGLIIAANIVGSGELVMTTKTGAEAGISLLWLIIVGCLVKVFVQLELGRFTISHGETTLTSLNHVPGPRIAGVNWVVAVWGIMMVATIGQLGGIVGGVGQALAITFPLTGDYRDAVAMPAEKDILSYAEWKKSGTPESLSEQDAARFERQMIWVAEDLERLGERGETILDLATRGEALVDGDGQTLVDPVTTDDRNWVIIIGVLTAALLFVGRYGAIEKVSVVLVVSFTLITIGNVIALQSTKYAISGSQILQGLSFGLPGTKGALLTALAAFGIIGVGATELISYPYWCLEKGYARSAGPRDESEAWHRRAAGWFRVMEFDAFASMVIYTAATAAFFFLGVAVLHSEGRNPEGTRMVSTLAQSYVPIFGEYAKWLFLSGAIAVLYSTYLVANAGNARMIADFIGVIGLSSKDNDSPQRKKLVRTLSTLLPLACVGAFLLFQEAPVTLIVIAGLTQAVMLPILAFSAMYFRHNITDRRLHPGKLWDFALAISSLALLIAGLWGSYKALEKFIAL, encoded by the coding sequence ATGACTGACAACGCTTCCAGCATCTCCGACAAGATTGTGGATCGACGGCAGCCTTCGGATATTGTGGAACCACCCACACGCTTTTCCACCATTGTCAGACAAATTGGACCGGGACTGATTATTGCGGCCAACATCGTTGGTTCCGGCGAATTGGTGATGACAACCAAGACCGGGGCCGAAGCCGGAATCTCTCTGCTCTGGCTGATCATTGTCGGGTGTCTGGTGAAGGTCTTTGTTCAGCTGGAACTGGGACGATTCACCATCAGCCATGGCGAAACAACGCTGACCAGCCTGAATCATGTTCCCGGACCTCGCATTGCCGGCGTGAACTGGGTCGTTGCCGTGTGGGGGATCATGATGGTTGCCACCATCGGACAACTCGGCGGCATCGTTGGTGGAGTGGGACAGGCCCTGGCGATCACATTTCCATTGACGGGTGATTATCGTGATGCGGTGGCAATGCCTGCAGAGAAAGACATTCTCAGCTATGCAGAATGGAAGAAATCCGGCACGCCGGAATCTCTGAGTGAACAGGACGCGGCCAGATTTGAACGTCAGATGATCTGGGTTGCCGAAGATCTGGAGCGACTTGGTGAACGCGGAGAAACGATTCTTGATCTGGCCACCCGAGGCGAGGCCCTGGTTGATGGAGACGGCCAAACACTTGTGGATCCCGTGACAACGGACGATCGCAATTGGGTGATTATCATTGGTGTCCTGACGGCGGCACTGCTGTTTGTGGGACGTTACGGCGCGATTGAAAAAGTCTCTGTGGTGCTTGTTGTCAGCTTTACACTGATCACCATTGGCAATGTCATCGCACTTCAGTCCACGAAGTATGCCATTTCCGGCAGTCAGATTCTTCAGGGGCTTTCGTTCGGATTGCCCGGAACGAAAGGGGCACTTCTGACTGCCCTCGCTGCTTTCGGGATTATCGGCGTTGGTGCCACTGAACTCATCAGTTATCCGTATTGGTGCCTGGAGAAGGGCTATGCCCGCTCAGCTGGTCCGAGAGATGAAAGCGAAGCCTGGCATCGACGTGCTGCCGGATGGTTTCGGGTGATGGAGTTCGATGCGTTTGCTTCCATGGTCATCTACACAGCCGCCACAGCTGCCTTCTTTTTCCTGGGAGTGGCCGTGCTGCATTCGGAAGGGCGAAACCCGGAGGGAACTCGAATGGTCAGCACGCTGGCACAAAGTTACGTACCCATCTTTGGTGAATACGCGAAGTGGCTGTTCCTGAGCGGAGCGATCGCTGTGCTGTATTCCACGTATCTGGTCGCGAATGCCGGCAATGCACGTATGATTGCCGACTTCATCGGCGTAATCGGCCTGAGCAGCAAGGACAATGACTCCCCGCAGCGAAAAAAACTTGTGCGCACTTTATCGACGTTGCTGCCACTTGCCTGTGTCGGGGCATTTCTGCTGTTTCAGGAGGCACCTGTGACACTGATCGTTATCGCCGGCCTCACGCAGGCGGTTATGCTGCCCATTCTGGCGTTCAGCGCGATGTATTTTCGGCATAACATCACGGATCGCCGACTTCATCCCGGAAAGCTGTGGGACTTCGCACTCGCCATTTCAAGTCTGGCGCTACTGATTGCAGGTCTCTGGGGCTCTTACAAGGCCCTGGAGAAATTCATCGCACTCTAA
- a CDS encoding hydantoinase B/oxoprolinase family protein: protein MQIGFAVEWQFWIDVGGTFTDCIGFGPQGRLVQKKVLSSATVHGHGVLSFESCDRLLIADSNLRLDPDGFWKDAQCTLLDNTGCEQAKGTVSWFDAANGSLQLSPISDLPTLETVSPGPVKYLLQPRWPAPVLAIRSILRLSSDQPCPAVSVRFGTTRGTNALLTRTGARTLLVTTKGFADAPLIGNQSRPDLFALNITKPAPLFCDVIEVDERISSTGSVLCNLAADELKKLEAQLTQRRHAGIQSVAICLMNAYANDLHEKAVEQLARQAGFSEVSRSTEVSPLIRFIPRCDTSTLDAYLNPVLREYLQAVEEHLPGSHVQVMTSTGGLVASGNFRGRDSILSGPAGGIVGFASVAKAAGFSRAIGFDMGGTSTDVARFDGQFEFDNETTKAGVRMMTPMLAIETVAAGGGSICGFDGVRLFVGPQSAGASPGPACYGAGGPLTVTDLNVFLRRVPAKYFPFPLDMAAVQNRLTELHLTIDPDAAVSESALSQLAEGLLAIANDNMANAIRKVSIARGYDPEDYVLVSFGGAGGQHACRVAASLGIRRVLIHPLAGVLSAYGMGMADVRAIRQRSVLLELSGDVLSQLSRIAQELAREAISEVRQQGVTADRITPVHVFANLRYAGTDSTIQLSFNEDPQILREHFESEHRRLYGYQRPDRSVEIASLGVEATGESGATVSSSSPRINTPHDQRASTADQEIACPENSDVWFGGAIHLTSIIQRGSLLTGQMIRGPAIICEPTSTIVIDPDCRAEVTETGAVLITVPSSSTVPSSSTVPSSSTVPSASTVSSTSKVPVSGRLQSSDTQLNAEACRQESERHRKPVDLVRLELFSNRFTSIAEQMGEMLRRTATSTNVRERLDYSCALFDDKGQLVVNAPHVPVHLGAMGETVRAVMTDHPNMMPGDVFVTNDPYRGGSHLPDVTVITPVFIDAAQTPSFFTANRAHHAEIGGIRPGSMPPMSSNLAEEGVLIRSRKLVDRGVSCEDQLRQLLLSAQFPSRAVHDNLADLAAQVAANECGVRLLKELVQTTSLQQVADYMAHLQDVTAQKVQQAFLSLGNCKRTFRDELDDGTPICVSITIDGAKAVIDFTGSGDVHPGNLNANRAITTSAVLYTLRCLLAEEVPLNAGVLRPVELIIPHGILNPAEGESPETTPAVVGGNVETSQRIVNALFGALQLAAASQGTMNNLTFGDTTFGYYETICGGAGATASASGADAVHTHMTNTRLTDPEILEKRYPVRLRRFCIRRGSGGPGRNSGGDGIIRELEFLRRVEISMMCQSFQHPPYGMLGGQPGATGINELQSPGEDSFRVVGGSFHASAESGSVLRIQTPGGGGFGQPALSNPDA from the coding sequence TTGCAGATCGGATTTGCGGTGGAATGGCAGTTCTGGATTGATGTTGGCGGCACGTTTACCGATTGCATCGGTTTTGGACCGCAGGGACGCCTGGTGCAGAAAAAAGTACTGAGTTCCGCTACCGTCCACGGTCACGGCGTTCTCAGCTTCGAGAGCTGCGATCGACTGTTGATCGCGGATTCTAACCTTCGACTTGATCCTGATGGTTTTTGGAAAGATGCCCAATGCACCCTGCTCGACAACACGGGTTGTGAACAAGCCAAGGGCACAGTGTCCTGGTTCGACGCTGCAAATGGTAGTCTGCAGCTGTCCCCCATATCCGATCTGCCCACACTGGAGACAGTTTCACCCGGACCCGTTAAATATCTGCTGCAGCCGCGCTGGCCAGCGCCTGTGCTCGCAATTCGATCCATTCTGAGGCTGTCATCTGATCAGCCATGTCCTGCAGTCAGCGTTCGGTTCGGGACCACACGGGGAACGAATGCTCTTCTGACCCGCACCGGTGCCCGAACGCTTCTCGTCACCACAAAAGGATTTGCGGATGCCCCGCTCATCGGCAATCAGTCGCGGCCCGACCTGTTTGCGCTCAATATTACCAAACCAGCCCCGCTGTTCTGTGATGTGATAGAGGTCGACGAGCGAATCTCCTCAACCGGCAGTGTTCTCTGCAATCTTGCCGCAGACGAACTAAAGAAACTTGAAGCTCAGCTCACGCAGCGGCGACATGCCGGCATTCAATCGGTAGCCATATGCCTAATGAACGCCTACGCCAACGATTTGCACGAGAAAGCAGTCGAACAGCTGGCGAGGCAGGCAGGCTTTTCGGAGGTGAGTCGTTCCACCGAAGTGTCGCCATTGATTCGATTCATTCCTCGCTGCGATACGTCAACGCTGGACGCCTATCTGAATCCGGTCCTTAGAGAATATCTGCAGGCAGTGGAGGAACATCTGCCGGGCAGCCACGTTCAGGTGATGACATCCACCGGAGGGCTGGTGGCAAGCGGGAATTTCCGAGGACGCGATTCTATTCTTTCCGGACCTGCCGGTGGCATTGTTGGTTTTGCAAGCGTGGCAAAAGCCGCTGGTTTTTCGAGAGCCATCGGCTTCGACATGGGAGGAACCAGCACGGACGTTGCCAGATTCGATGGCCAATTCGAATTCGATAACGAAACCACGAAGGCGGGCGTTCGCATGATGACGCCCATGCTGGCCATTGAAACCGTGGCCGCCGGCGGAGGAAGTATCTGTGGCTTCGATGGGGTTCGACTATTCGTGGGCCCGCAAAGCGCAGGAGCCAGTCCCGGCCCCGCCTGCTATGGAGCGGGAGGTCCACTCACAGTGACCGATCTGAATGTGTTCCTGCGACGCGTCCCTGCCAAATACTTTCCGTTTCCACTGGACATGGCAGCCGTGCAGAACCGACTGACGGAGTTGCACCTCACCATCGACCCGGATGCTGCGGTGTCCGAATCTGCTCTCTCACAGTTGGCAGAAGGATTGCTTGCAATTGCCAACGACAACATGGCAAATGCTATCCGGAAAGTTTCCATCGCCCGGGGATATGATCCCGAAGACTATGTTCTTGTGAGTTTCGGAGGTGCCGGCGGTCAGCATGCCTGCCGCGTTGCCGCCAGTCTGGGCATTCGCCGGGTTCTTATCCATCCGCTTGCGGGCGTGCTGAGCGCCTACGGTATGGGAATGGCGGATGTCAGAGCGATTCGGCAGCGCAGCGTGCTGCTGGAATTGTCCGGGGATGTATTGAGTCAGCTCAGTCGGATTGCTCAGGAGCTCGCCCGTGAAGCCATCAGTGAGGTACGTCAGCAGGGAGTCACTGCAGACAGGATCACCCCGGTGCATGTATTTGCAAACCTGCGATACGCAGGCACCGACTCAACAATTCAACTGTCTTTCAATGAAGACCCGCAAATACTGCGGGAGCATTTTGAATCCGAGCATCGAAGATTGTACGGATATCAACGTCCGGATCGATCCGTTGAGATTGCTTCCCTTGGAGTCGAAGCAACAGGAGAATCAGGGGCAACCGTGAGTTCCTCATCCCCTCGTATCAACACACCGCACGACCAGCGTGCGTCTACTGCGGATCAGGAGATCGCATGCCCCGAGAATTCAGATGTCTGGTTCGGGGGAGCCATCCATTTAACCAGCATCATTCAGCGGGGCAGTCTTCTCACGGGCCAGATGATTCGTGGCCCCGCGATTATCTGCGAGCCCACCTCCACTATTGTAATTGACCCCGACTGCCGCGCCGAAGTAACCGAAACAGGAGCCGTCCTGATCACCGTTCCGTCGTCCAGCACCGTTCCGTCGTCCAGCACCGTTCCGTCGTCCAGCACCGTTCCGTCAGCCAGCACCGTTTCTTCAACAAGCAAAGTGCCAGTGTCGGGGCGTTTGCAGTCGTCGGACACGCAGCTGAATGCGGAAGCGTGCCGCCAGGAATCTGAGAGACATCGAAAGCCGGTTGATCTGGTTCGCCTGGAACTCTTCAGCAATCGGTTCACGTCCATTGCAGAACAGATGGGGGAGATGCTTCGCCGTACGGCCACTTCCACAAACGTACGAGAACGCCTCGATTACAGTTGTGCATTGTTCGATGACAAAGGTCAACTGGTTGTGAATGCTCCCCATGTTCCGGTGCATTTAGGCGCTATGGGCGAAACCGTTCGCGCTGTGATGACGGATCATCCAAACATGATGCCGGGGGACGTTTTCGTTACGAACGATCCCTACAGGGGCGGCTCGCATTTACCGGATGTCACGGTAATTACGCCGGTTTTCATCGACGCCGCCCAAACACCGAGCTTCTTTACTGCGAATCGAGCTCACCATGCCGAAATTGGAGGCATCCGGCCGGGCAGCATGCCACCAATGTCGTCAAATCTTGCCGAGGAGGGCGTCCTGATCCGCAGTCGGAAACTCGTGGATCGCGGCGTCAGCTGTGAAGATCAACTCCGACAATTGCTGCTTTCAGCACAATTCCCCTCGCGCGCTGTCCATGACAATCTGGCTGACCTGGCCGCCCAGGTGGCCGCCAACGAATGTGGCGTCAGATTACTGAAGGAACTCGTCCAGACAACTTCGCTGCAACAAGTGGCTGACTATATGGCCCACCTTCAGGATGTCACGGCTCAAAAAGTACAGCAGGCATTCCTGAGTCTGGGTAACTGCAAACGCACTTTTCGTGACGAACTGGATGATGGAACTCCGATTTGCGTATCCATAACGATAGATGGAGCGAAAGCAGTCATCGACTTCACAGGGTCGGGCGACGTCCATCCGGGCAACCTCAATGCAAATCGTGCCATTACGACTTCTGCAGTGCTTTATACTTTGCGTTGCCTTCTCGCAGAGGAGGTGCCACTCAATGCCGGAGTTCTTCGCCCCGTGGAACTAATAATTCCCCACGGGATACTGAACCCGGCGGAAGGTGAATCACCCGAAACGACTCCGGCCGTTGTTGGAGGGAATGTTGAAACTTCGCAGCGTATTGTGAATGCACTCTTCGGAGCATTGCAACTTGCGGCAGCCAGTCAGGGAACGATGAATAACCTCACGTTTGGTGACACCACATTCGGCTATTACGAGACCATTTGCGGAGGTGCAGGAGCCACGGCCAGCGCCAGCGGCGCCGATGCGGTTCATACGCACATGACCAACACGCGTCTGACTGATCCCGAGATACTTGAAAAGCGGTATCCGGTACGACTGCGAAGGTTTTGTATTCGAAGGGGTTCAGGCGGCCCTGGGCGTAACTCCGGCGGGGACGGTATAATTCGTGAGCTGGAGTTTCTTCGGCGGGTTGAGATCTCAATGATGTGTCAGAGTTTCCAGCATCCGCCCTATGGTATGCTCGGTGGTCAGCCCGGAGCCACCGGCATCAACGAATTGCAGAGTCCCGGCGAGGATTCCTTTCGGGTCGTTGGCGGGTCTTTCCATGCGTCTGCAGAATCCGGAAGCGTTCTTCGTATTCAGACCCCGGGTGGTGGTGGGTTCGGACAACCGGCCCTGTCAAATCCCGATGCATGA
- a CDS encoding DUF1559 domain-containing protein: protein MRRFNRRGFTLIELLVVIAIIAILIALLLPAVQQAREAARRTQCKNQIKQLALACHNYHDTYSMFPMSTNVDGSITNGDKPGVARNPGAMLNSRGWIGVLPFIEQSALFNNINPSGAVGSYNRSGAATLAGTMADPFLNGNSQYVSRVLTAFLCPSDPGDVVYTGTSANYVISAQAQQNGHYAPLINYDFSVERYHENMTMWVTRATQTRRLFGLQSNSRLRDITDGTSNTVMLLETTRQVKNGINQSWGHSKWVGNGLDLAVADPGAASAPNFRKINYWTCCPWWSTPNTSTHANGQLRDWGTVGSLHTGGTQVAMGDGSVRFLSENADGTLLNNLAFISDGNITSGF from the coding sequence ATGCGCCGTTTCAATCGACGCGGGTTTACACTGATCGAACTTCTGGTGGTGATTGCCATCATCGCCATATTGATTGCGTTGCTATTGCCTGCTGTGCAGCAGGCCCGCGAAGCAGCTCGTCGCACGCAGTGCAAGAATCAAATCAAGCAGCTTGCGCTGGCGTGTCACAATTACCACGACACCTACAGCATGTTTCCCATGTCGACGAACGTCGATGGTTCAATCACCAATGGCGACAAACCTGGTGTTGCCAGAAATCCTGGTGCGATGCTGAATTCTCGTGGCTGGATTGGCGTGCTGCCCTTCATTGAACAGTCTGCACTCTTCAACAACATCAATCCTTCCGGGGCTGTTGGTTCCTATAACCGATCCGGCGCAGCAACTCTGGCTGGTACGATGGCAGACCCTTTTCTTAATGGAAATTCGCAGTATGTCAGCCGAGTGCTCACTGCATTTCTTTGCCCTTCTGATCCGGGGGACGTTGTCTATACAGGGACTTCGGCCAATTATGTCATCAGTGCACAGGCGCAGCAAAATGGACACTATGCCCCTTTGATTAATTACGATTTTTCTGTCGAACGCTATCACGAGAACATGACGATGTGGGTGACACGAGCCACGCAGACTCGTCGTTTGTTTGGGCTGCAGTCAAACAGTCGCCTTCGTGACATTACGGACGGGACCAGCAATACGGTGATGCTGCTGGAAACAACGCGGCAGGTTAAAAACGGCATCAATCAGTCGTGGGGCCATTCGAAATGGGTTGGGAACGGTCTGGACCTTGCCGTCGCCGATCCCGGAGCTGCAAGCGCGCCGAACTTTCGCAAGATCAATTACTGGACCTGCTGTCCGTGGTGGAGCACTCCGAACACCAGCACGCACGCCAACGGTCAGCTGCGAGACTGGGGGACTGTCGGAAGTCTGCATACTGGCGGAACTCAGGTGGCGATGGGTGATGGATCCGTTCGCTTTCTGAGCGAAAACGCGGACGGAACGCTCTTGAATAACCTCGCCTTTATTTCCGACGGAAATATTACGTCAGGATTCTGA